From Gemmatimonadota bacterium, one genomic window encodes:
- a CDS encoding MarR family transcriptional regulator translates to MNNERTQDISDRYLKSVEEINRIMYSGRLHEWQGMDLSISQFNTLVMLKQMGSMRMGMISYYLKNTLAATTSIVDRLEKKSLVVRTKDPDDRRVVICELTEEGQKATERFWRVAREAALRVAGKWDQEQLESVVNALELILRTHKEIVESGVSSRASE, encoded by the coding sequence TTGAACAACGAACGCACGCAGGATATCTCAGACCGCTACCTGAAATCCGTGGAAGAAATCAACCGGATCATGTACAGCGGGCGTTTGCATGAATGGCAGGGGATGGACCTCTCGATTTCCCAGTTCAATACCCTGGTCATGCTGAAGCAGATGGGTTCCATGCGGATGGGGATGATCTCCTACTATCTGAAGAACACGCTGGCCGCAACGACATCGATCGTGGACCGCCTGGAGAAAAAAAGCCTGGTGGTCCGGACCAAGGATCCCGACGACCGAAGAGTGGTCATCTGCGAATTGACGGAAGAGGGACAGAAAGCCACGGAGCGGTTCTGGCGTGTCGCCCGGGAGGCGGCACTGAGGGTTGCCGGAAAGTGGGATCAGGAGCAACTGGAATCCGTGGTCAACGCGCTGGAACTGATCTTGCGGACCCATAAGGAGATCGTTGAGTCCGGCGTTTCGTCCAGGGCCAGCGAATAG